The following proteins are encoded in a genomic region of Brachypodium distachyon strain Bd21 chromosome 1, Brachypodium_distachyon_v3.0, whole genome shotgun sequence:
- the LOC100846553 gene encoding agamous-like MADS-box protein AGL61, with product MAPRRMPSMCRRKIAIKRIESEEDRQVCFSKRQIGLFKKVTELSVLCGMQVAVVVFSPAGNALSLGHPSVDSVVDRLLATFTANTKAAPGGSGGSSTAPAGFGVGSVPLSVAAAMEAMAATVRMELGTKGEKTLLELNKVYGELRAMMEKEKLRKERAEEEIKKQLAEGRSPAAAWLDADLATLSESDLVEFQAALMEMKDVVQLHPDEVLREARTAATTRIMMQLDLMGQLPPPPPGMGHLPPPPLGMGQLPPPPRMGFPETMDLPPPDFGPGGGFFSPPPC from the coding sequence ATGGCACCGCGTCGCATGCCGAGCATGTGCCGGCGGAAGATCGCCATCAAGCGCATCGAAAGCGAGGAGGACCGCCAGGTCTGCTTCTCCAAGCGCCAGATTGGGCTGTTCAAGAAGGTCACCGAGCTTTCTGTGCTCTGCGGCATGCAGGTGGCTGTCGTCGTCTTCTCGCCTGCCGGTAATGCTTTATcgctcggccacccttccgtcgactccgtcgtcgaccgcctcctcgccaccttcacCGCCAACACCAAAGCTGCTCCCGGAGGTTCTGGAGGTTCGTCTACTGCTCCAGCTGGTTTTGGTGTTGGTTCTGTTCCTCTCTCtgtggcggcggcaatggAGGCAATGGCGGCGACTGTGAGGATGGAGCTGGGGACTAAGGGGGAGAAGACGCTGCTGGAACTGAACAAGGTTTACGGGGAGCTGAGGGCCAtgatggagaaggagaagcttCGCAAGGAGcgtgcggaggaggagataaAGAAGCAGCTAGCGGAGGGAAGGTCCCCTGCTGCCGCATGGCTCGATGCTGATCTGGCTACCCTCTCAGAGAGCGACCTCGTGGAGTTCCAGGCGGCACTGATGGAGATGAAGGACGTCGTCCAGCTCCACCCCGATGAAGTGCTTCGCGAggcccgcaccgccgccaccactcGCATCATGATGCAGCTGGATCTGATGGGCcagcttcctccgccgccaccgggaATGGGCCAccttcctccacctccgctAGGAATGGGCCAGcttccaccgccgccaagaatggGGTTCCCAGAGACCATGGACCTTCCTCCGCCAGACttcggccccggcggcggcttcttcAGCCCACCGCCCTGCTGA